CAAACGCCAACAGTTTAGATTCTTTTAATGTTAGACAGGGCTATCTAGGAAATTTTGTTAACAACGAAATTCATTACTACTATCCTCCTGTTAAACCACAAGGATGTCATAAATTTAAGTTGAGACTACCATCTGCAAATGAAGAGCCTATCTTTAATTTCCCAAAAGTTTGCATCTTATATGCCCATCAAGCTTTCACAACTGATTTATTAGAGATTGTCTGTAAACATTATGAAGGAATTGTTATTGCTACTATGGGTGCAGGATCATTACCAGAAGCTGTTAATAAGAAATGCTTATCATTAGATTTGCCAATTATTTACTCAAAAAGATCGAGGGATGGTATGGTACCAACCGCTAATATGCCACAACCGGAAGGATCTGATAAAAGCCAATCTAATATCATAGCTTCAGGTTATTTAAGTCCAGAAAAGAGTAGAATATTACTTCAATTATGTTTGAATAACAAATATTCCATGGACGAAATAAGACACGTCTTTAATGGTGTTTATGGTGGTTAAGATGAACACAcatttgtaataataaatagcTAAGGGAGAAACAATAGTAAGAAATCTTAAGGCCaaatgtttaattttttttagcataatttttttagtcaAATAGATAAAATGACCAGGTATAAATAGACGATTTGCTTATTGGCTTACTGAACCTCTGTATATCTATATCTCCTATATCGATATATAGATACATGCGTTTAAaaactttttcttttaattagTAAACAAGAAAATTTCGAATGAAACGAAGGTTAAATAAGTATACACATATGATATTTATGTAAAactttaagaaataatCAGTCGATAAATTTAAGTCTATCTAACATCAATAAAGTGTTCGAGGATATTGTCACCAGTGAAGATATCCATATTGCCAAATAGTCAGTGCACTGGAAGAGATTAATaggtattatttttatggCTGTGGTGGTGTGCCCCAGTTAGTTTGAATAACAACattttttgaatcattTCGTTTCCAAAAATCTATAAGTGTTAAGGCGGCTTTAGCAGTAGTATCTTCTTGGATAAAATGCCCTGAATCCTGAAATACTACCAGCTGATATTTACCTCGCATTTGGCCTACTATCAAATCTTTATCTAAGTTATCATTACCAGCCAAGATTAATAGTTTGGATGTCGGTAAAGCAACAaatgattttgataaatcttTGAACCAAGTGTCCCAATAAGGAACAAAGCTCtttaaatttgtaattCTAACTATTTTACCAGATGatgatttcttaaatagtgcTGGTACAGAAATCTCTGCAGACGGCTTTGATTTACAAAGTCCATGCTGAATATGCCAATTGATTGCATCTTTATTTGAGGTAAAAACGTTTGGAGTTTTTTGGAGAAATTTATCCACTTCTTTTAAAGCCAATATTGCTGCTTCTTCAACAATATCAAACATAGCTACACCTTcgatatattttctaatcaTTGGCATAAACTCCTTAAAACTAAAAGTGCATACAGAACCACCAAACGAATGcccaattaaaataattgaaatctTGGATAAAAGTTTAGttttatctaataaatgTTTATCAAAAAAGCTAGAAAATAAAGCCACAAAGTCTCCAATAAATGAAGCTCTATTATAATCAGTCTTTATAGTATCATCAATTGGCTTAGTCATTGAGTGACCTCGTGcatcaaatgaaaaagacCCGCAATTACcatttaatcttttatataAGTTTTTGGCTAAACTTGCAAATGTTAGTCCTGATGAACCTGCACCATGAtggaaaacaaaaaatggaattgatttcatttttaataactCATCCTCGTCTATTGAAGGTATAGTAAAATAGGTATTGAATCGATAGTTTCGTTGTTTTAGCTCTactatttcattattatcaaaaaaatctttCCAAGATGGTAATCTAGAATCTTCCTCATTATTATCCCCTGAAAGGTTTAACTTCttcttattttctattttcaaaatagaCATAGCAGACCTATGAGAATTTGTTGATCTGTCTTGAAAGTTGCTTAGACTACCAAGTGTATCATTCTCTGATTCTTCTTCGTATTCTGAACTAGGGCCACCTAATATTTCATTGGCACGACCTAAATGACTTAGAAGcatttttcttctaaaatCATCACCCATTGCTAGTGCTTGTTATCTTACTTGGATTGGTGATTTAGgtacaaaaaataatcatataGTATTTAGGggtaatttatattctttaaagaactctgttttatttatttatttatttttttctagttATAGCAAGAATGCTTTCAACAAGAATTCTTGGCTAAGAATCGGCAATAAttaagatttaaaaaaactaatttcatcaaaagacatatttctaaatatacCTTATCAAAAAAACTCCTAAATTAAAAGAGTCTTTAGCAatcatttataaaatatacgTACCAAATAAAGGTCTTACTTATTATGCAGTCTTTATGAAGGAGTAATAGCCcctataaaatatttaacgACGCGCCAGAAAATTAAAGAGATTGCTTCGAAATCTTTCAACAATTGACCGGGtaatatgtatataattAACTGGCAAACACTCAGTAAGAGCAGTATAGAATTTAGGACGATACAACAAACGAGGTTAGTTATATATTATCTGTTAAATAGATTGATAATTAACATATGAATTACCGCTTGTTGAAATAGTGTGCTTTCTGAGGATAAAAATATGCCATCGtatatatcaaaatatcttttgGTAGATACTAAAATTTCCAATCTACTTAGTGTTTTACGAATATTCTGATAagtattaaagaaaatttaactATCCAAAGGATAAATATTTgcaaattttattcttaacTTATGAAAACATCTATATGGTTGTAAACGtacaatttgaattaaGGATATCGTTGTTTAAAGACGGGGGAATGCCCTAAATCGAACGTATTAGGGAATGGTTTTAGAATTACTTTCAACTgtcttaaatattttctaaccTTTACAAAtcgttttttttgttgCCTAATTTACTTGGGTTGAGTATTGGGGCTTCAAAATGGTTTATTGACTTATCATTATGAGACTCTTTTGAGCTTCGGGGAGAAAAGTCTGATACAAATTTTGGTGACCAAATCTTCTCTTCTTTATAAACACTTTCCAACCAGTTTTTGCTTTCAATtctgtattttatttctagcAATTCTAAAAATGCTGTATCTAACTCTATCCCTTTGTAGATCTCGTATTCTTCCTGCCAACTAAGAGGCTGTTCTTGAGATTTTGGCTCTGCAGATATTTCGGAATACGTTTTGGATATCACATCTGAGTAATCTCCAAATGTATATGGTATAATTGTGTctgattttatttgatttttgaaCATTTTACCTTTATACTTAgttttattgttttattttatccattttatttttttacgataagaaaataatattagtataCATAATTGTTATCTTTTTTAGTATACTTAAATatatcatatattttaaaaactaTAAATCAAGGTTTCttaataaatgaaacatatataaaactaaaatCAAGATTCAAACCTTGGCGATACTTCTgtcttatttttattttatttttttaaatattttattctaattATGACtttacatttttttgaacAATTGTGACACGGAAAATATTAAGACcctaaaaaaatatagtgcttaaaacaagaaaaaagatGAGATATCATAAAATGACTAATAACAAAAGCTAGCAATATAAGCCACTCTGCTACTAAACCACTGATTGACGGTGCAACTTACATTATGTCTTCAAAAATGTTTAACAGATCTTTCAGCCTTTCGAGTAAATCCTATCTACCTGGTGTTTGGTCTAATTTCAATTCGGTCAGATCCACCTCACTGTCGATTCCTTTTAAGCCAACAAAAGATTACATATTAAATAAGACAGCAGGATCTAAGCCACcttctttaaaaaagttaagTAATAAGATTAAATATCAATCACCAGAAGGATTAGACgagatatttaaattaagttacaattatttggaaaataatgccaaaaaaatatatgataaattagaatCTACAAGTGATTTGAAAACAAgagaaaatttattaattcaagCTGAAATAAATAACCCTGAAGTTCAgtataattttcaatattcaaACAAATTGGAAAACAACCCAAACCTTATTGATTATGAGCAACCAATCTATAGATATTTGGGTAAAAAACATTGGGAATCATATAGTCAGATGTTACTGATGCAAAGATTGGAAACTTTGCATGTGATACCAGATACTATGCCAACATTAGACCCTAAAGCAGAAGTTAATGTTAGATTCCCATTCTCAACAGGGTTAAATTTATGGATAGAGCCAGGTGATACATTATCAAGTAATACTACATCAATGGAACCCTCTATTaaaattcaagaatatGATTTGATTGACACAacaaaacaattatatacaattttaattgttaaCCCAGATAACGTGGACATCGAAAACGATTCTTATTATACAAGTTTGAATTATGCATTGACAAATATCAAGCTATCttataatgataatatagTTGATGCAAGAAAGTTCAccaatttaaaacaaaacttATTAGTAGATTACCAACCACCAGTACCTGAAAAAAATGCAGGACAACAACGATTCTCAACTTGGGTATTTAGACAAAAGGATATAATGAACAATGAAAACATACTATCCAAATAtgctaataaatttaagtctaatttcaatatcagGAAATTTGcagaatataataatttagagGCAATTGGGGCTCATGTATGGAGATCAGAATGGGATAGTAATGTAGCTAACGTTAGAAATATATACGGTATGCCTCAAGGCAGGGTATTCACAAGAgaaagattttaatttatatttaaatactaCCACCAaaactaataacaatattcTGACCTACTGGCATATATATGAACTTTTGATTCTTGACCATTTAAGAATCTGTATTATATGAcattcattttctaattaCCAATCAACTAATTACCTGTACATAACTCCGtatataaaacaaattcaaaaagcCTTAATGGTTAACTAAAAATaagatttctttttttaatacttaCAGGATGTATTTACGAATATATAGTTAAAGTAAATAGgtcaaagaaaaaaataaaaacatacTCAGTGTTTCCACTAAAATATGGAGAAATGAGTAGAGCgtaaagaatattatagATATGCTTAGTAACAAAACAAATAGTTGAAAAGTGTATggaaagaaaattaataaaataatccATTATGAATAATTGAAAGCCacattaattctttaaagtTTCGACAGCGTTTAAAATTACTTTTCCGTAATCCAAATTAGGGTCTTCGAGGTCAAATTTTGTACCATCAACAGGTGTTTCATTGGTCTTTACTTCTGTTGGGTTTTCCTTGCTATAGGCTAATTTTGCTTCTTCAACAAGTTTCAACTGTTGGTTATAGGCGTTTTGTTCTTGCAAATCAGCTGCTTGGCGTTTAAGTTTACGGTCATAACGATAGCCGGCAACTAAACCAAAGCCTAGAAAAGTGTAACGAAAAACATTTAGAGTAGAAGACATGCTTTGTAGGTATTTATTGTATTAATAGTGTCTTTAACACAGCTTGCTATAGCTTTATTGCTCAATATTTTACCTTCAACTTTTAAATATCCCTTTACCTTTAAACAAATTTCTTAACACCGAAAAATGGAAAAccaaacaagaaaaattaaatcattgaaaaattttattattttttaaagaaaaaccaaaaaaagtGGAAGGGCATAAACGAACAAACTATCATACTTTAGAAGAGATCTACTGTTAAAGActtctaaaaaattatctcaGGAAAAGCAACAATCCCCAATTCTTAAAAAGAGAACAATTAGctaaataatcaaaacagagaaataatatcattggCCTTGcacttttaaatattatagtATCCCTGtacttttttaaataaatatatcacTCTCAACTGTTAGCTTCACACTTATAAAGTAATTATACTCTAATGTTTTGCTCAAGTTCTTTAAGACCTCTAAGAGGATCAATAACATCTGTTTATAGTAAGTAAAAACCCTTTTTTTATCCAATTTACTGAcgttatttttttggacAATTTTACTAACCTATATAAACTTCAAATtgattttatcttttttgcCATAGAAATATCTAAAATATCATCACATTCTGCAACAAAGTTACTAATAAAGCGAACTTTTGTTAACGGATCTTGGACAACATACAATAAATCGTACTCCAACTATAACAGCAgcaataatagcaatagtAATGATGGCGGAAGttccaattcaaattaCACACATCATCACCAATTACAAGACACCCcaaataatacttttaGCTACAACACTTCCGTAGCTTATCAGCCAAAAGATAGGGAAGAtcaaatatacaaaaaacTTATAGCATCCAAGAAATCGCCAACTGGAGAAGATAActtatttatcaattgttCAAGTCTAAATGACGAGGTATTTGCCGCAGTAGCAGATGGGGTTGGTGGATGGGCAGAATATGGGTTCGATTCTTCAGCTATATCAAGAGAATTGTGTGAAAACTTAAATGTATTTTCTAAtagtttttttcaattacaaaCCACAAATGCTGTGACAAAGGCACCTAAGGAACTATTGGATCTTGcatatttaaaaacaaagaaagaTGGAATTGTAGAGATTGGCTCAACAACCGCACTAGTTGCTCATTTAGATCCAAAAGGGTGTCTACAAATCGCGAATTTAGGTGACTCTTGGTGTGGTGTGTTTAGAGATAACAAATTAATCTTTCAAACTGAAAATCAGCTATTAGGCTTTAATACACCATTCCAACTGTCAATTATTCCTGACTCTTTCCTGAAAGCCagaaatcaaaataaaaattcttataTCCAAAATTTGCCATCGGATGCAGATGAATATTCCTTTCAATTAAAACCTAACGATATTGTAATTTTGGCAACTGATGGGGTTACTGACAATATTGCTACTGGTGACATTGAGCTGTACTTAAAAGACAATTACGAcaataaacaattaaataacaaAGAATTGCAAGATTTAACTTCGAAGCTGGTTCAGAATATCGTTAAAATTagtaaagatgaaaatttcCCCAGCGTCTTTGCACAAGAATATACAAATTATACGGGTGTTCCCTGCAAAGGTGGTAAACAAGATGATATAACAATGATCCTTATCAGAGTTAATTAAAGAGTTATTTAATTAGTTTTCACAGATATGTTACTTAGTTTTTatgtatttattatcaattactGAACCTGTACACTAATGATATTGTTAGTCGAAGGTCCTTTGTAAGACTATattcttgattttttcCCTTTCAGATTTCAatctttcttcttcctGTAAAACGTTGGACACAAATTTGACATTAGA
This genomic stretch from Henningerozyma blattae CBS 6284 chromosome 1, complete genome harbors:
- the PTC7 gene encoding type 2C protein phosphatase PTC7 (similar to Saccharomyces cerevisiae PTC7 (YHR076W); ancestral locus Anc_5.362); amino-acid sequence: MFCSSSLRPLRGSITSVYKISKISSHSATKLLIKRTFVNGSWTTYNKSYSNYNSSNNSNSNDGGSSNSNYTHHHQLQDTPNNTFSYNTSVAYQPKDREDQIYKKLIASKKSPTGEDNLFINCSSLNDEVFAAVADGVGGWAEYGFDSSAISRELCENLNVFSNSFFQLQTTNAVTKAPKELLDLAYLKTKKDGIVEIGSTTALVAHLDPKGCLQIANLGDSWCGVFRDNKLIFQTENQLLGFNTPFQLSIIPDSFLKARNQNKNSYIQNLPSDADEYSFQLKPNDIVILATDGVTDNIATGDIELYLKDNYDNKQLNNKELQDLTSKLVQNIVKISKDENFPSVFAQEYTNYTGVPCKGGKQDDITMILIRVN
- the TIM11 gene encoding F1F0 ATP synthase subunit e (similar to Saccharomyces cerevisiae TIM11 (YDR322C-A); ancestral locus Anc_5.361), with translation MSSTLNVFRYTFLGFGLVAGYRYDRKLKRQAADLQEQNAYNQQLKLVEEAKLAYSKENPTEVKTNETPVDGTKFDLEDPNLDYGKVILNAVETLKN
- the PPE1 gene encoding phosphoprotein phosphatase methylesterase 1 (similar to Saccharomyces cerevisiae PPE1 (YHR075C); ancestral locus Anc_5.358); protein product: MGDDFRRKMLLSHLGRANEILGGPSSEYEEESENDTLGSLSNFQDRSTNSHRSAMSILKIENKKKLNLSGDNNEEDSRLPSWKDFFDNNEIVELKQRNYRFNTYFTIPSIDEDELLKMKSIPFFVFHHGAGSSGLTFASLAKNLYKRLNGNCGSFSFDARGHSMTKPIDDTIKTDYNRASFIGDFVALFSSFFDKHLLDKTKLLSKISIILIGHSFGGSVCTFSFKEFMPMIRKYIEGVAMFDIVEEAAILALKEVDKFLQKTPNVFTSNKDAINWHIQHGLCKSKPSAEISVPALFKKSSSGKIVRITNLKSFVPYWDTWFKDLSKSFVALPTSKLLILAGNDNLDKDLIVGQMRGKYQLVVFQDSGHFIQEDTTAKAALTLIDFWKRNDSKNVVIQTNWGTPPQP
- the MRPL35 gene encoding mitochondrial 54S ribosomal protein mL38 (similar to Saccharomyces cerevisiae MRPL35 (YDR322W); ancestral locus Anc_5.360), producing MFNRSFSLSSKSYLPGVWSNFNSVRSTSLSIPFKPTKDYILNKTAGSKPPSLKKLSNKIKYQSPEGLDEIFKLSYNYLENNAKKIYDKLESTSDLKTRENLLIQAEINNPEVQYNFQYSNKLENNPNLIDYEQPIYRYLGKKHWESYSQMLLMQRLETLHVIPDTMPTLDPKAEVNVRFPFSTGLNLWIEPGDTLSSNTTSMEPSIKIQEYDLIDTTKQLYTILIVNPDNVDIENDSYYTSLNYALTNIKLSYNDNIVDARKFTNLKQNLLVDYQPPVPEKNAGQQRFSTWVFRQKDIMNNENILSKYANKFKSNFNIRKFAEYNNLEAIGAHVWRSEWDSNVANVRNIYGMPQGRVFTRERF